A genome region from Streptomyces xanthophaeus includes the following:
- a CDS encoding SCO5717 family growth-regulating ATPase yields the protein MSGDRNERRGGTWDVPTDDQSDAEPEMTGEFTIDYTPPAWYMQGGAPAAQVPGLPEGSGFEPHRPPEPESPSTMRIAPPAPRTPSDGAGLPVPFPPAPAAPADPTPVYQAPALPYSTPAPAPAPAPAPAPAEVPASSPVPAPAPVEPAAPAPVEPALPYATPAPVPAPIETPAPAPAPVETPAPVPVPVETPAPAPAPVEEAPSADEAPAPVADVPVPAPAAEAVVPEPAPVVTPFPALPPVDVVTPYPALPSVPVAEPVAEPVAEVPPAPWAGPQDTPAEGTPVLPSAEQPAAAPAPAPAPVGPADAPPAVVENPFGGPVDELPSPPPAFGTPDAYPFPPPAPAPPQPQQPQQPQQPQHYDPRTAGQWSAGPGQQQPPQHQPQHQPHDPRYSAGQTGGGAPLGYTAAVELSSDRLLRNKQKPKNNSGVGGRFRFGGKAAEAERQRKLELIRTPVMSCYRIAVISLKGGVGKTTTTTALGATLATERQDKILAIDANPDAGTLGRRVRRETGATIRDLVQAIPYLNSYMDIRRFTSQAPSGLEIIANDVDPAVSTTFNDEDYRRVIETLGRQYPIILTDSGTGLLYSAMRGVLDLADQLIIISTPSVDGASSASTTLDWLSAHGYADLVSRSLTVISGVRETSKMIKIEDIVQHFETRCRGVVVVPFDEHLAAGAEVDLDMMRPKTREAYFNLSALVAEDFLRAQQQAPQGHWGAPQQPQAPQQPYGQQPAQQPQPQPQPYGQPQGQPPYQQPPQPQPYGQPYPQPGQPWQQPQAPQQQPPQSQQPPRDPRLG from the coding sequence GTGAGCGGCGATCGGAACGAGAGGCGCGGCGGGACGTGGGACGTCCCGACGGACGATCAGTCCGACGCGGAGCCCGAGATGACGGGCGAGTTCACCATCGACTACACCCCGCCCGCCTGGTACATGCAGGGCGGGGCCCCGGCCGCGCAGGTACCGGGACTCCCCGAGGGCAGCGGCTTCGAGCCCCACCGCCCGCCGGAGCCGGAATCACCCTCGACGATGCGGATCGCTCCGCCGGCTCCGCGGACGCCGTCCGACGGCGCCGGCCTGCCGGTTCCGTTCCCGCCCGCTCCCGCGGCCCCGGCCGACCCGACCCCGGTGTACCAGGCCCCGGCACTGCCGTACTCGACCCCGGCACCGGCACCGGCACCGGCACCGGCACCGGCACCGGCCGAGGTTCCCGCATCGTCCCCGGTGCCCGCCCCGGCACCGGTCGAGCCCGCGGCGCCGGCTCCCGTCGAGCCGGCCCTGCCGTACGCGACCCCGGCTCCGGTTCCTGCCCCGATCGAGACCCCTGCTCCGGCTCCGGCTCCGGTCGAGACCCCTGCTCCGGTCCCGGTTCCGGTCGAGACTCCGGCTCCGGCTCCGGCTCCGGTCGAGGAGGCCCCGTCGGCGGACGAAGCGCCGGCCCCGGTCGCCGACGTGCCCGTACCCGCGCCCGCGGCCGAGGCGGTCGTTCCGGAGCCGGCTCCCGTCGTGACGCCGTTCCCGGCCCTGCCGCCCGTCGACGTGGTCACGCCGTACCCGGCCCTGCCGTCGGTCCCCGTCGCGGAACCGGTCGCCGAACCGGTGGCGGAGGTTCCGCCCGCGCCCTGGGCCGGACCGCAGGACACTCCCGCCGAGGGGACGCCCGTACTGCCGTCCGCCGAGCAGCCCGCAGCGGCGCCGGCGCCTGCGCCTGCGCCGGTCGGCCCCGCGGACGCGCCGCCGGCCGTCGTGGAGAACCCGTTCGGGGGACCCGTCGACGAACTGCCTTCGCCGCCGCCCGCGTTCGGGACCCCGGACGCCTACCCGTTCCCGCCGCCGGCTCCCGCGCCGCCGCAGCCCCAGCAGCCCCAGCAGCCCCAGCAGCCCCAGCACTACGATCCGCGCACGGCCGGACAGTGGTCGGCCGGGCCCGGGCAGCAGCAGCCCCCGCAGCACCAGCCGCAGCACCAGCCGCACGACCCGCGCTACTCGGCCGGCCAGACCGGCGGCGGGGCGCCGCTGGGCTACACCGCCGCCGTCGAGCTGTCGTCCGACCGCCTGCTGCGCAACAAGCAGAAGCCCAAGAACAACAGCGGCGTCGGCGGCCGGTTCCGCTTCGGCGGCAAGGCGGCCGAAGCGGAGCGCCAGCGCAAGCTGGAGCTGATCCGCACCCCGGTCATGTCCTGCTACCGCATCGCCGTCATCAGCCTCAAGGGCGGCGTGGGCAAGACCACGACCACCACCGCCCTCGGCGCCACCCTCGCCACCGAGCGCCAGGACAAGATCCTGGCCATCGACGCGAACCCCGACGCCGGTACCCTCGGCCGCCGGGTCCGCCGCGAGACCGGTGCCACCATCCGGGACCTGGTCCAGGCGATCCCGTACCTGAACTCGTACATGGACATCCGCCGGTTCACCTCGCAGGCGCCCTCCGGTCTGGAGATCATCGCCAACGACGTGGACCCTGCCGTCTCCACGACCTTCAACGACGAGGACTACCGCCGCGTCATCGAGACGCTGGGCCGCCAGTACCCGATCATCCTCACCGACTCGGGCACCGGCCTCCTCTACTCCGCCATGCGCGGCGTCCTGGACCTGGCCGATCAGCTGATCATCATCTCGACCCCGTCCGTGGACGGTGCCAGCAGCGCCAGCACCACCCTCGACTGGCTCTCCGCGCACGGGTACGCCGACCTCGTCTCGCGCTCCCTCACCGTCATCTCGGGGGTCCGCGAGACCAGCAAGATGATCAAGATCGAGGACATCGTGCAGCACTTCGAGACCCGTTGCCGCGGTGTCGTCGTGGTGCCGTTCGACGAGCACCTCGCGGCCGGCGCCGAGGTCGATCTCGACATGATGCGGCCCAAGACGCGCGAGGCGTACTTCAACCTCTCCGCACTCGTGGCCGAGGACTTCCTGCGGGCCCAGCAGCAGGCCCCGCAGGGGCACTGGGGCGCGCCGCAGCAGCCCCAGGCTCCTCAGCAGCCCTACGGGCAGCAGCCCGCCCAGCAGCCGCAGCCGCAGCCGCAGCCGTACGGTCAGCCCCAGGGCCAGCCCCCGTACCAGCAGCCGCCGCAGCCCCAGCCCTACGGACAGCCGTACCCGCAGCCCGGACAGCCCTGGCAGCAGCCCCAGGCCCCGCAGCAGCAGCCGCCCCAGTCCCAGCAGCCCCCGCGCGACCCGCGCCTCGGCTGA
- a CDS encoding bifunctional riboflavin kinase/FAD synthetase produces MQRWRGLEDIPQDWGRSVVTIGSYDGVHRGHQLIIGRAVATARELGVPSVVVTFDPHPSEVVRPGSHPPILAPYDRRAELMAGLGVDALLILPFTAEFSQLSPADFIVKVLVDKLHARAVIEGPNFRFGHRAAGNVDFLRELGSTYDYRVDVVDLVERGEAGGGVPFSSTLARRLVSEGDMDGAAEILGRPHRVEGVVVRGAQRGRELGYPTANVETQPHTAIPADGVYAGWLTADGERMPAAISVGTNVQFDATERTVEAYAIDRVGLDLYGMHVAVDFLAYVRGMAKFESLDGLLEAIADDVKRARVLTDTYDMKR; encoded by the coding sequence GTGCAGCGCTGGCGTGGCTTGGAGGACATCCCCCAGGACTGGGGACGCAGCGTCGTCACCATCGGCTCCTACGACGGCGTGCACCGGGGACATCAGCTGATCATCGGGCGGGCCGTGGCCACGGCGCGTGAGCTCGGAGTCCCCTCCGTGGTGGTCACCTTCGACCCGCACCCGAGCGAGGTGGTCCGCCCCGGCAGCCACCCCCCGATCCTGGCCCCGTACGACCGGCGCGCCGAGCTGATGGCCGGGCTGGGCGTGGACGCGCTGCTGATCCTGCCGTTCACGGCGGAGTTCTCCCAGCTGTCCCCGGCCGACTTCATCGTGAAGGTCCTCGTCGACAAGCTGCACGCGCGCGCCGTCATCGAGGGCCCGAACTTCCGCTTCGGCCACCGGGCCGCAGGGAACGTCGACTTCCTGCGCGAGCTGGGATCCACGTACGACTACCGGGTGGACGTCGTGGACCTGGTCGAGCGGGGCGAGGCGGGCGGCGGGGTGCCGTTCTCCTCGACGCTGGCACGCAGGCTCGTCTCGGAGGGCGACATGGACGGCGCGGCCGAGATCCTGGGGCGTCCGCACCGCGTCGAGGGCGTGGTGGTGCGCGGTGCGCAGCGCGGGCGCGAGCTCGGCTACCCGACGGCGAACGTCGAGACGCAGCCGCACACCGCGATCCCGGCGGACGGGGTCTACGCGGGCTGGCTGACGGCGGACGGCGAGCGAATGCCCGCGGCGATCTCGGTGGGGACGAACGTGCAGTTCGACGCGACCGAGCGGACCGTGGAGGCGTACGCGATCGACCGCGTGGGGCTGGACCTGTACGGGATGCACGTCGCCGTCGACTTCCTCGCCTACGTGCGGGGGATGGCGAAGTTCGAGTCGCTGGACGGGCTGCTGGAAGCGATCGCGGACGATGTGAAGCGGGCGCGGGTGCTGACCGACACGTACGACATGAAGCGCTGA